A DNA window from Impatiens glandulifera chromosome 7, dImpGla2.1, whole genome shotgun sequence contains the following coding sequences:
- the LOC124946322 gene encoding zinc finger MYM-type protein 1-like gives MGKLNESIGNTILEKAPKNAKYTSPDIQKDVLNVIVNQVRTKIRQEIGDAKFCILVDEARDASNKEQMAIVLRFVDIDGVLRERFFAIVNVADTTATTLKKEIFDVLGRYDLHIHNMRGQGYDGASNMRGSWNGLQALFLKECSCAYYVHCFAHRLQLALIAAAEKELHSAQRNEIAHMVATGERDTGRGCNQIENLLRPGKTRWSSNFDSLCSMVDMYGSVITVLENMVDEGSSNSIRGEASGLLIAMKSFDFIFILHLMKRIMGLTNLLCRALQERSLDILNAMEHVSTTKTLLHVLREQGFDNLLSCVEEVSKKYEIEIPQMEACYKSSRSRSCQQKDSITVKHHYQFDVFVAAIHFQIEELNSRFKDEAVELLKLSGALEPKDNFKLLNVDHIYQLAEKFYHLDFDAQDLHHLRTQLAHYEFDMPVNERFQNLSTISELYRRLVETNKSKTYNLIDRLIRLVLTLPVSTATTERAFSAMKLVKTTLRNMMEEEFLTDSMIVYIERELSENIDNDTIIKEFYSKKNRRAQLQ, from the exons ATGGGAAAATTGAATGAGAGCATTGGAAACACTATCTTAGAAAAAGCTCCAAAAAATGCAAAGTATACTTCTCCGGATATTCAGAAAGATGTATTGAATGTTATTGTCAACCAAGTGAGAACAAAGATTCGCCAAGAAATCGGGGATGCCAAATTCTGCATTTTAGTTGACGAAGCAAGAGATGCATCTAACAAGGAGCAGATGGCTATTGTGTTAAGATTTGTGGATATTGATGGGGTTTTACGAGAACGGTTCTTTGCCATTGTAAATGTGGCTGATACAACTGCTACAACacttaagaaagaaatatttgaTGTTCTTGGTCGTTATGACTTGCATATCCATAACATGAGGGGACAAGGATACGATGGTGCTAGCAATATGCGTGGCTCTTGGAATGGATTACAGGCTCTTTTTTTGAAAGAATGTTCATGTGCATATTATGTACATTGTTTTGCTCATCGGCTTCAACTAGCATTAATTGCGGCTGCCGAAAAAGAG TTACATTCTGCTCAAAGAAATGAAATTGCACATATGGTAGCTACTGGTGAACGTGATACCGGTAGAGGTTGTAATcagattgaaaatttattacGGCCAGGAAAGACTCGTTGGAGTTCTAATTTTGACTCACTTTGTAGCATGGTTGATATGTATGGCTCTGTGATCACTGTTTTAGAAAATATGGTGGATGAGGGGTCTTCTAACTCCATTCGTGGTGAAGCTAGTGGTTTGTTGATTGCGATGAAGTCTTTTGATTTCATATTCATtctacacttaatgaaaaggaTAATGGGATTAACAAATCTACTTTGTCGAGCATTGCAAGAGAGAtctctagatattttaaatGCAATGGAGCATGTTTCAACTACTAAAACTTTGCTTCATGTTTTGAGAGAGCAAGGGTTTGATAATTTACTCAGTTGCGTGGAAGAAGTTTCAAAAAAGTATGAAATTGAGATACCTCAGATGGAAGCTTGTTACAAATCTAGTAGAAGTCGTTCTTGTCAACAAAAGGATTCGATTACAGTTAAGCACCACTATCAATTTGATGTATTTGTTGCTGCAATACATTTTCAAATTGAAGAGCTCAATAGTAGATTCAAGGACGAGGCAGTCGAACTTCTTAAGCTCAGTGGTGCTTTGGAACCTAAAGACAACTTTAAACTTCTTAATGTTGATCACATCTATCAACTTGCTGAGAAATTCTATCATCTAGATTTTGATGCACAAGATTTGCACCACTTGAGAACACAATTGGCTCACTATGAGTTTGACATGCCCGTCAATGAAAGATTTCAGAATTTATCAACTATTTCTGAATTATATCGAAGATTAGTTGAGACAAATAAGTCAAAAACCTACAATTTGATCGATAG GTTGATTCGTCTTGTTTTAACTCTTCCCGTTTCTACAGCAACAACGGAACGAGCATTTTCAGCTATGAAGCTCGTGAAAACAACTCTTCGTAACATGATGGAAGAAGAGTTTTTAACAGATTCTATGATCGTCTATATTGAACGAGAGTTGTCTGAAAACATTGATAATGATacaataattaaagaattttattCTAAGAAGAATAGAAGGGCACAACTTCAATAA
- the LOC124945183 gene encoding ultraviolet-B receptor UVR8, with amino-acid sequence MLRLFKNGKATGDNLITRIKLRTRGKHTAVLSFGDGSQGALGLPISVVGMSGDAYEPTPVPGLPLDVSSISAGHYHSLAVTSHGEIWAWGRNNEAQLGRGLHASRETWNEAKRVEGMKVSAKAAFASGVVSASIGEDGSLWVWGKSKRGQLGLGRGITEAISPSHVKSLSGEEIVKVSFGWGHALALTKDGKLFGWGYSADGRLGQLGGTVEASFLESSVSMSKTANKISCSTSEAAEIFLLEAIEKEKDMPIIWEPCLIKELEDVNVVDIACGHDHSLVLCSNGTLLSGGSNVYGQLGRTNQELDLLRVDTGLHTISLVASGLGHSLAICPSKNILSWGWNQNSQLGRKGPENMPLLVQGCLEQEIVNSLSGGRAHSIAITSKGEIWSWGSGRNGRLGLGSSIDEKEPMLIECLEGSEVLQAVCGLDHSLALVSY; translated from the exons ATGCTTCGACTATTCAAGAACGGGAAAGCTACCGGCGACAACCTAATCACCAGAATCAAGCTTCGTACCAGGGGCAAACACACggcggttttgagctttggcgaTGGAAGTCAAGGCGCTTTAGGCTTGCCGATTTCCGTCGTGGGCATGTCCGGTGACGCCTACGAGCCTACTCCCGTTCCAGGACTTCCTCTAGATGTTTCCTCTATCTCCGCCGGCCACTATCACTCTCTTGCCGTCACTTCTCATGGGGAGATTTGGGCTTGGGGTCGAAACAATGAAGCTCAGCTTGGTCGCGGTCTTCATGCTTCCAG AGAAACATGGAATGAAGCAAAGAGAGTAGAAGGGATGAAAGTAAGTGCAAAAGCTGCTTTTGCATCAGGAGTTGTATCTGCATCCATTGGAGAGGATGGTTCTTTATGGGTTTGGGGAAAGTCTAAACGTGGGCAATTAGGTCTTGGACGAGGCATAACCGAAGCTATTTCACCCTCACATGTCAAATCACTTTCTGGGGAAGAGATAGTTAAG GTTTCGTTCGGTTGGGGCCATGCTCTGGCTCTAACTAAGGATGGGAAACTGTTTGGTTGGGGATATTCAGCAGATGGTAGATTAGGACAGCTTGGAGGAACTGTTGAAGCTTCATTTCTTGAATCAAGTGTTTCTATGTCGAAAACAGCTAATAAGATTTCATGTTCGACGAGTGAAGCTGCTGAAATTTTTTTGCTGGAAGCGATAGAGAAGGAGAAAGACATGCCAATTATCTGGGAACCTTGTTTAATCAAAGAACTTGAAGATGTTAATGTTGTTGACATAGCTTGTGGACATGATCATTCCTTGGTCCTTTGCA GTAATGGGACCTTATTAAGTGGTGGGAGCAATGTATATGGCCAACTCGGTAGGACGAACCAAGAATTGGATTTACTTCGAGTCGACACGGGATTGCATACTATAAGCTTAGTAGCATCAGGCCTCGGCCACTCCCTCGCAATTTGTCCTTCGAAAAATATTTTGTCGTGGGGATGGAACCAAAATTCCCAACTTGGGAGGAAAGGTCCTGAAAACATGCCATTGTTGGTCCAAGGTTGTCTAGAGCAGGAAATAGTTAATTCTTTGTCTGGTGGTCGTGCACATTCGATAGCTATCACGTCAAAAGGAGAGATATGGAGTTGGGGCAGTGGTCGAAATGGCCGTCTAGGGCTAGGCAGCTCTATTGATGAAAAGGAACCAATGTTGATAGAATGTCTTGAAGGGTCTGAAGTTTTACAAGCTGTTTGTGGCCTTGATCATAGCCTTGCCTTGGTTAGTTATTGA
- the LOC124944590 gene encoding transmembrane 9 superfamily member 12, protein MTHSSASKWRYWGALVLVLLVFDICNAFYLPGSYMHTYSDGDEIFSKVNSLTSIETELPFNYYSLPYCKPLGGIKKSAENLGELLMGDQIDNSPYRFRMNTNETIYLCTTPHLNEHEVKLLKQRTRDLYQVNMILDNLPAMRFTKQNGVNIQWTGYPVGYTPPNSNDDYIINHLKFKVFVHEYEGTGVEIIGTGEEGMGVISETEKTKTAGYEIVGFEVVPCSVKHDPEVMTKLHIYDNISTILCPSELEKAQIIREQERISFTYEVEFVKSDIRWPSRWDAYLKMEGARVHWFSILNSLMVIFFLAGIVFVIFLRTVRRDLTRYEELDKEAQAQMNEELSGWKLVVGDVFREPNHSKLLCVMIGDGIQITGMSVVTIVFAALGFMSPASRGMLLTGMIILYLVLGISAGYVSVRLWVTIKGSIDGWRSVCWSAACFFPGIIFVILTTLNLILWGSNSTGAIPISLYFILLSLWFCISVPLTLVGGYLGTRAEPIQYPVRTNQIPREIPARKYPSWLLVLGAGTLPFGTLFIELFFILSSIWLGRFYYVFGFLLIVLTMLVIVCAEVSVVLTYMHLCVEDWQWWWKAFYASGSVALYVFLYSINYLVFDLKSLSGPVSATLYLGYSLIMAIGIMLSTGTIGFLTSFYFVHYLFSSVKID, encoded by the coding sequence ATGACTCATTCATCTGCCTCAAAATGGAGATATTGGGGAGCACTTGTACTTGTTCTTCTTGTTTTCGATATATGCAATGCCTTTTATCTACCAGGAAGCTACATGCATACTTATTCAGACGGGGATGAGATATTTTCCAAGGTTAATTCCTTGACTTCTATTGAAACTGAGCTGCCATTCAATTATTACAGCTTGCCTTATTGCAAGCCCTTAGGTGGCATAAAGAAAAGTGCAGAGAATCTTGGAGAACTCCTTATGGGGGATCAAATAGACAATTCCCCTTACCGTTTTCGAATGAATACTAACGAAACCATTTACCTTTGCACTACGCCTCATCTTAACGAGCACGAGGTTAAGCTCTTAAAGCAAAGGACTCGTGATTTGTATCAAGTAAACATGATTCTCGACAACTTGCCGGCCATGAGGTTTACTAAACAGAACGGTGTTAACATTCAATGGACTGGTTATCCGGTCGGATATACGCCGCCTAATAGTAACGATGATTACATCATTAATCACCTCAAGTTCAAGGTTTTCGTTCACGAGTACGAAGGAACGGGGGTGGAGATCATAGGCACTGGCGAGGAGGGTATGGGAGTAATTTCAGAGACGGAGAAAACGAAGACGGCTGGATATGAGATTGTGGGGTTCGAAGTTGTTCCGTGCAGTGTGAAACACGATCCCGAAGTCATGACTAAATTGCATATCTACGATAACATTTCGACAATCCTTTGCCCGTCTGAACTCGAGAAGGCGCAGATAATAAGGGAACAAGAGAGGATTTCGTTCACTTATGAGGTTGAGTTTGTGAAGAGCGACATTAGGTGGCCTTCTCGATGGGAtgcttatttgaaaatggaaggAGCCCGCGTACATTGGTTCTCGATTTTGAACTCGCTCATGGTTATATTCTTCTTGGCGGGGATTGTGTTCGTCATATTCTTGAGGACGGTTAGGAGGGATTTGACGAGGTACGAAGAGTTGGACAAGGAAGCTCAGGCGCAGATGAACGAGGAGCTTTCCGGGTGGAAGCTTGTTGTCGGAGATGTGTTTAGAGAACCAAACCATTCAAAGCTACTATGCGTGATGATTGGGGATGGAATTCAAATCACCGGAATGTCGGTCGTGACGATCGTTTTCGCAGCCCTAGGTTTCATGTCCCCTGCTTCTCGGGGGATGCTCTTAACCGGGATGATCATACTTTATCTTGTATTGGGGATTTCGGCCGGTTATGTTTCCGTTCGATTATGGGTGACAATAAAGGGCTCTATTGATGGATGGAGATCAGTTTGTTGGTCGGCCGCTTGTTTCTTCCCGGGGATTATCTTTGTTATCCTCACGACCTTGAATCTCATTTTATGGGGAAGTAACAGTACGGGCGCCATCCCCATTTCGTTGTACTTCATTCTCCTTTCGCTTTGGTTCTGCATTTCAGTTCCTCTAACCCTAGTCGGAGGATACCTGGGGACCAGGGCCGAGCCTATTCAATATCCGGTCCGAACCAATCAAATACCTAGGGAAATCCCGGCTAGGAAATACCCATCCTGGCTACTTGTTCTCGGCGCGGGGACACTTCCTTTTGGAACCCTATTCATCGAGCTTTTCTTCATACTCTCGAGTATATGGCTCGGAAGATTCTATTACGTTTTCGGTTTTCTTCTCATCGTGCTGACGATGTTGGTGATTGTGTGCGCGGAAGTGTCGGTTGTGCTCACTTACATGCATTTATGTGTGGAGGATTGGCAATGGTGGTGGAAGGCGTTCTATGCTTCCGGGTCGGTTGCGCTTTACGTGTTTCTATATTCGATTAACTATTTGGTGTTTGATCTCAAGAGTTTGAGTGGGCCTGTTTCGGCTACGCTTTATCTCGGATATTCATTGATCATGGCGATTGGAATTATGTTGTCGACGGGGACTATCGGGTTTCTTACCTCGTTCTATTTTGTTCATTACCTATTCTCGTCAGTGAAGATTGATTAG